From Parambassis ranga chromosome 9, fParRan2.1, whole genome shotgun sequence, the proteins below share one genomic window:
- the myl2b gene encoding myosin, light chain 2b, regulatory, cardiac, slow, which produces MSPKKAKKKAAEGASSNVFTIFEQAQIQEFKEAFTIMDQNRDGFIDKNDLRDTFAALGRLNVKQEEIDDMLKEAPGPVNFTVFLTMFGEKLKGADPEETILNAFKVFDPEGTGSLKKDFVTEMLTTQADRFSPEEMEQMFAAFPPDVAGNLDYKNLVYVITHGEEKDQE; this is translated from the exons TCACCCAAGAAAGCCAAGAAGAAGGCTGCAGAGGGAGCCAGCTCCAATGTGTTCACCATTTTTGAACAGGCCCAGATCCAGGAGTTCAAAGAA GCCTTCACCATCATGGACCAAAACAGAGACGGCTTCATCGACAAGAACGACCTGAGAGACACCTTCGCAGCTTTAG GCCGTTTAAACGTCAAGCAGGAGGAGATTGACGACATGCTGAAGGAAGCACCAGGGCCAGTTAATTTCACCGTCTTCCTCACCATGTTTGGGGAGAAACTAAAAG GTGCTGACCCGGAGGAGACCATCCTCAACGCTTTCAAAGTCTTCGACCCAGAGGGAACTGGGTCGCTTAAGAAAGACTT tgtgacagagatGCTGACCACCCAGGCGGACAGGTTCAGCCCTGAGGAG ATGGAACAGATGTTCGCCGCATTCCCTCCAGATGTAGCAGGAAACCTAGACTACAAAAACCTGGTGTATGTCATCACACACGGCGAAGAGAAAGATCAAGAATAG
- the LOC114441304 gene encoding serine/threonine-protein phosphatase PP1-gamma catalytic subunit, producing MADVDKLNIDSIIQRLLEVRGAKPGKNVQLQENEIRGLCLKSREIFLSQPILLELEAPLKICGDIHGQYYDLLRLFEYGGFPPESNYLFLGDYVDRGKQSLETICLLLAYKIKYPENFFLLRGNHECASINRIYGFYDECKRRYNIKLWKTFTDCFNCLPIAAIVDEKIFCCHGGLSPDLQSMEQIRRIMRPTDVPDQGLLCDLLWSDPDKDVLGWGENDRGVSFTFGSEVVAKFLHKHDLDLICRAHQVVEDGYEFFAKRQLVTLFSAPNYCGEFDNAGAMMSVDETLMCSFQILKPAEKKKPNGSRPVTPPRNMVTKQAKK from the exons ATGGCTGATGTCGACAAGCTCAATATAGACAGCATCATCCAACGTCTTTTAGAAG TCAGAGGAGCAAAGCCTGGCAAGAatgtgcagctgcaggagaaTGAGATTCGTGGATTATGCCTCAAGTCCAGGGAGATCTTTCTCAGTCAACCCAttctgctggagctggaggccCCTCTCAAGATTTGTG GCGACATCCATGGGCAATACTATGACCTGCTGAGGCTCTTTGAGTATGGGGGCTTCCCTCCAGAGAGCAATTACCTGTTTCTTGGTGACTACGTAGACAGGGGGAAGCAGTCTCTGGAAACCATCTGTCTTCTGCTGGCCTACAAAATTAAATACCCTGAGAACTTCTTCCTGCTGAGGGGAAACCATGAGTGTGCTTCAATCAACAGAATATATGGTTTCTACGATGAGT GTAAAAGAAGGTACAACATTAAGCTCTGGAAGACCTTTACGGACTGTTTTAACTGCCTCCCCATTGCCGCTATTGTTGATGAGAAGATCTTTTGCTGCCATGGAG GACTGTCACCTGACCTTCAGTCCATGGAGCAGATCAGGCGCATCATGCGCCCTACTGACGTGCCGGACCAGGGTCTGCTGTGCGATCTGCTCTGGTCCGACCCGGACAAGGATGTTCTGGGCTGGGGAGAAAACGACAGGGGTGTGTCATTCACCTTTGGCTCTGAGGTGGTTGCCAAGTTTCTGCACAAGCATGACCTGGATCTGATTTGCCGTGCCCATCAG GTTGTCGAGGACGGCTATGAATTCTTTGCAAAGAGGCAGCTCGTCACTTTGTTCTCAGCGCCTAACTATTGTGGGGAGTTTGACAATGCTGGTGCCATGATGAGTGTGGATGAGACTCTGATGTGCTCTTTTCAG ATTTTGAAACCCGCTGAGAAAAAGAAACCCAACGGCAGCCGTCCTGTGACTCCCCCCCGCAACATGGTCACCAAGCAAGCCAAGAAATGA